A segment of the Flavobacterium azooxidireducens genome:
CTGAATCGTTTTCCGGATGTGTTGGCCAAATACCAAGATCGTTTTCGCTATATTTTGGTGGATGAGTACCAAGATACCAACCACTCACAGTATTTAATCGTTCGAGCATTGTCTGATCGTTTTCAAAATATTTGTGTGGTGGGTGATGATGCTCAAAGTATTTATGCGTTTCGTGGAGCCAACATCAACAACATTCTGAATTTCCAGAAAGATTATGCTGATGTGCAATTATTTCGCTTAGAGCAAAATTATCGTTCGACTAAAAATATTGTCGAAGCAGCGAATTCCATCATCGATAAAAATAAAACCAAATTGGACAAAGTCGTTTGGACGCACAATCAAGACGGTCCAAAAATAAAAGTCAATCGCAGCATTACAGATGGTGAAGAAGGTCGATTCGTCGCTTCAACAATCTTCGATGAAAAAATGCGAAACCAAATGAAAAACGGTGAATTCGCTATTTTATATCGAACCAATGCTCAATCCCGTGCGATGGAAGATGCGTTGCGAAAACGTGACATTCCATACCGAATTTACGGCGGATTATCCTTTTACCAACGTAAAGAAATCAAAGATGTTTTGTGTTATTTACGATTGGTTATTAATCCAAAAGATGAAGAAGCATTGGTGCGAGTAATCAATTATCCTGCTCGTGGAATTGGTGACAGTACGATAGAAAAATTAACTGTTGCAGCCAATCATTACAAGCGTTCCATTTTTGAAGTAATGGAAAATATTGATAAAATTGACCTCAAACTCAATTCCGGAACCAAACGAAAACTGGAAGATTTTGTGATGATGATTAAAAGTTTTCAAGTCATCAACGAAAACCAAGATGCTTTTTTTCTTGCCGATCACGTTTCTAAAAAAACCGGTTTGGTGCAAGAACTCAAAAAAGACGGAACTCCGGAAGGAATTGCGAGAATTGAAAACATCGAAGAATTACTCAACGGTATCAAAGACTTCATCGAAGGACAAAAAGAAATTGATGGAGCACGAGGAGCATTATCAGAATTTTTAGAAGATGTAGCCTTAGCAACCGATTTAGACAAAGATACCGGCGACGATGATCGAGTAGCTTTAATGACCATTCACTTAGCCAAAGGATTAGAATTTCCAACCGTTTTTGTCGTTGGAATGGAAGAGGATTTGTTTCCAAGTGCAATGAGTTTAAATACACGTAGCGAATTGGAAGAAGAACGACGTTTGTTTTATGTCGCATTAACCCGAGCTGAACATCAAGCCTATTTAACCTATGCTCAATCTCGTTATCGTTGGGGAAAATTAATGGACAGCGAACCTTCTCGTTTTATCGAAGAAATTGACGATCGCTATTTAGAATATATCAGTGCAGTAGAAACCGGTTATCGCTACAAACCAATGATTGACAATGATATTTTTGGCGATGTGGACAAATCAAGATTGCGATTGGCGAAACCAACTAATGGAACGCCACCCAAAAAATATGGCGAAGAACCTTCGTCAACAATTAGAAAATTAAAACCCGTTTCCGGTAACGCACCATCAGGGAATAATTTATTTGATTCTGGTTTAGTTCCCGGTAACATCGTAATGCACGAACGATTCGGTAAAGGGCAAGTTTTAAACCTCGAAGGAGTAGGAGCCGATAAAAAAGCCGAGATTAAATTTGATGTGGGTGGGATAAAAAAGTTGTTGCTGCGGTTTGCTAAGCTAGATGTTATCGGTTAAATTTTGTTTCTCACAACGTTGTATTAAGTTCCTCGCAAAGACGCAGAGACGCAAAGTTTTTGAGATGTCAACATTTTGACTAGATAATGAATAATTTGTTTCGTACAAAGATGAATATTATTTTTCTCGCAAAGTCGCAAAGTCGCAAAGTTTTAAAGACGAAGAGATTTTATTTATTAGTTTTGACATTATAACTGCAAGTTTAAAAAAAGATTTTATCAGCAATATTTATTTTGCGTCTTTGCGTCTTTGCGAGAAACAAAAAAATGCGAGAAACAAACAAAAACTACCAGTAAGAAAAAATAAATATGACAGAAAACGAAATAGCCACAATTATTGTAGATTTATGTTTTAAAATACATAAAAAACTAGGACCCGGTTTGTTAGAAAGTGTTTACGAAGAGATTTTATATTATGAGT
Coding sequences within it:
- a CDS encoding ATP-dependent helicase, yielding MQEYINQLNEAQRAPVLQKDGPMIVIAGAGSGKTRVLTMRIAYLMSLGVDAFNILSLTFTNKAAREMKKRISDIVGSNEAKNLWMGTFHSVFAKILRIEAEKLGYPSNFTIYDAQDSVRLIGAIIKEMQLDKDIYKPKQVFSRISSYKNSLITVKAYFNNPELMEQDAMSKKPRIGEIYNNYVERCFKSGAMDFDDLLLKTNELLNRFPDVLAKYQDRFRYILVDEYQDTNHSQYLIVRALSDRFQNICVVGDDAQSIYAFRGANINNILNFQKDYADVQLFRLEQNYRSTKNIVEAANSIIDKNKTKLDKVVWTHNQDGPKIKVNRSITDGEEGRFVASTIFDEKMRNQMKNGEFAILYRTNAQSRAMEDALRKRDIPYRIYGGLSFYQRKEIKDVLCYLRLVINPKDEEALVRVINYPARGIGDSTIEKLTVAANHYKRSIFEVMENIDKIDLKLNSGTKRKLEDFVMMIKSFQVINENQDAFFLADHVSKKTGLVQELKKDGTPEGIARIENIEELLNGIKDFIEGQKEIDGARGALSEFLEDVALATDLDKDTGDDDRVALMTIHLAKGLEFPTVFVVGMEEDLFPSAMSLNTRSELEEERRLFYVALTRAEHQAYLTYAQSRYRWGKLMDSEPSRFIEEIDDRYLEYISAVETGYRYKPMIDNDIFGDVDKSRLRLAKPTNGTPPKKYGEEPSSTIRKLKPVSGNAPSGNNLFDSGLVPGNIVMHERFGKGQVLNLEGVGADKKAEIKFDVGGIKKLLLRFAKLDVIG